The following are encoded in a window of Prochlorococcus marinus str. MIT 1013 genomic DNA:
- the glyS gene encoding glycine--tRNA ligase subunit beta: protein MSTYLLEIGTEELPADLAESVISQLELNVNNDLNSSQIKFSEIRVTTTPRRIALTIEGIAPFSEDNILERKGPPVSQAFHDGEPTKAAIGFARRYDVPPEKLEVRETPKGSFVFAKLIEKGKPVASLLADYLPGWISKIQGRRFMRWGKGDFRFSRPIRWIVSLIDSEVLPFRILGCDPEIKIGNISRPHRLHGSTLEIKNAKTYFDQLEEVGVIVDRNSRLLNINDLVLNHETNKKVKPDLTQPLLNELTDLVESPLLVTGSFDESFLDLPPEVLSTVMKVHQRYIPLYNKLNIEFDPLSLDSRNILLPSFLCISNGLSLAKENIILGNEKVLKARFSDASFFIKSDLLINSSSRINKLKDVTFAEGLGSLYERVNRIEWLTKLLTSKLKFDKEDIEKSVRVAHFSKHDLVSNMVGEFPELQGTIGSKYLLHEGESRDVCLGVLEHYKPKGTSDSLPSNDLGNAVSLAERFELLFSIYAKGERPSGSSDPYALRRAANGILLILWNKDWQLNINEIQNDSLSFWQQLFPSLPFEISCLSSELKEFFRQRIISLLEEKNIDFDIIQAIAGDTTSTSKLLDDPTDVNFRSSLLMEMRKNNTLNLLQAVVTRASKLAAKSSIPKDVIDPSGFVNKSLFEKDCEIEMFNVLEKLKPLAINCDRVKYKLLADGLVSSAETLANFFDGEGSVMVMTDDINLRNNRLNLLTILRNQSLKIADFSKLS, encoded by the coding sequence TTGTCTACTTACCTTTTAGAAATCGGCACTGAGGAACTACCAGCTGATTTGGCTGAATCTGTTATTTCGCAGCTTGAGTTAAATGTAAATAACGACTTGAATTCTTCTCAAATAAAATTTAGTGAAATAAGAGTTACTACTACTCCTAGAAGAATTGCATTAACGATTGAAGGGATTGCTCCTTTTTCTGAAGATAATATTTTAGAACGAAAAGGTCCTCCTGTTTCTCAAGCTTTTCATGATGGAGAACCTACAAAAGCAGCAATTGGTTTTGCTAGAAGATATGACGTTCCTCCTGAAAAATTAGAGGTTCGAGAAACGCCAAAGGGTTCATTTGTTTTCGCTAAATTAATTGAGAAAGGCAAGCCCGTTGCGAGTTTGTTGGCTGACTATTTACCTGGATGGATCAGCAAAATTCAAGGAAGAAGGTTTATGAGATGGGGCAAAGGTGATTTTCGCTTTTCTAGACCTATCCGTTGGATTGTTTCTTTGATTGATTCAGAGGTTTTACCTTTTAGAATTTTAGGGTGCGATCCAGAAATTAAAATTGGTAATATCTCAAGACCACATAGGTTGCATGGCTCAACATTAGAGATAAAGAATGCGAAAACTTATTTTGATCAATTGGAGGAGGTCGGAGTAATAGTTGACAGAAATAGTCGCCTTTTAAATATCAATGATTTAGTTCTTAATCACGAAACAAATAAAAAAGTTAAGCCTGATCTGACGCAACCCCTTTTAAATGAGCTGACGGATTTAGTTGAGTCTCCTTTACTTGTGACTGGGAGTTTTGATGAATCTTTCCTAGATTTACCTCCAGAGGTGTTGTCCACAGTGATGAAGGTTCATCAAAGGTACATACCTTTATATAACAAATTAAATATTGAGTTTGATCCATTATCACTAGACTCAAGAAATATTTTACTTCCTAGTTTTTTGTGTATTAGTAATGGATTATCTTTGGCAAAAGAAAATATTATTTTAGGTAATGAAAAAGTATTAAAGGCAAGGTTTTCTGATGCATCATTTTTCATAAAGTCAGATCTATTAATTAATAGCTCTTCACGTATTAATAAATTAAAAGATGTAACTTTTGCTGAAGGATTAGGTTCTTTATATGAGCGAGTAAATAGGATAGAATGGCTTACTAAATTATTGACATCAAAACTTAAATTTGATAAAGAGGATATTGAGAAATCTGTGAGAGTTGCACATTTTTCCAAGCATGATTTAGTTAGCAATATGGTTGGCGAGTTTCCAGAATTACAAGGAACTATTGGATCTAAATACTTACTTCATGAGGGTGAATCCAGAGATGTATGCCTGGGTGTTTTGGAACATTACAAACCCAAAGGAACTTCTGACTCTCTCCCATCAAACGACCTTGGTAATGCGGTATCATTAGCTGAACGTTTTGAGTTGCTTTTCAGTATCTATGCTAAGGGAGAAAGACCTTCTGGCTCGTCTGATCCATATGCCCTGCGAAGAGCTGCTAATGGAATATTATTGATTTTATGGAATAAAGATTGGCAATTAAATATTAATGAAATACAAAATGATTCACTAAGTTTTTGGCAGCAACTTTTCCCTTCTCTCCCTTTTGAAATAAGTTGTCTTTCTAGTGAGTTAAAGGAATTCTTTCGTCAAAGAATTATTAGTTTATTAGAAGAGAAAAATATTGACTTTGATATTATTCAGGCAATTGCAGGAGATACAACTTCAACATCAAAATTATTGGATGATCCAACTGACGTTAATTTTCGATCTTCATTATTAATGGAAATGAGGAAAAATAATACACTTAATTTGTTGCAAGCTGTAGTAACTCGAGCCTCTAAGTTGGCAGCTAAAAGTTCTATCCCTAAAGACGTGATAGATCCTTCAGGTTTTGTAAATAAATCACTATTTGAGAAGGATTGTGAAATCGAAATGTTTAATGTTTTGGAGAAATTAAAACCTCTAGCTATAAATTGTGATCGTGTTAAATATAAATTATTAGCTGATGGTCTAGTCTCAAGTGCTGAAACTTTAGCCAACTTTTTTGATGGAGAAGGAAGTGTAATGGTTATGACTGATGATATTAATCTAAGAAATAACAGACTAAATCTACTGACAATCCTTAGAAATCAATCTTTGAAGATTGCCGATTTCAGCAAGCTTAGTTAA
- the chlP gene encoding geranylgeranyl reductase, translating to MLRVAVIGGGPSGSCAAEILAKAGIKTWIFERKLDNAKPCGGAIPLCMVSEFDLPESIIDRKVRNMKMISPSNREVDIILDDIYPGSDKEYIGMLRREVMDSFMRNRAAELGATLVNGLVSKIETGTNKQGPYTLHYTEILNDQSEEKGKQLEVDLIVGADGATSRVAKAMDAGDYNYAVAIQERIKLPKEEMKYYEDRAEMYVGTDVSPDFYGWVFPKYDHVAAGTGTMKQNGSLIKSLQIGVRERAKKRLVNGEVIKVEAHPIPEHPRPRRVVGRMALVGDAAGYVTKSSGEGIYFAAKSGRMCAEQIVESSQNGKTIPSENDLKKYLKKWDKKYGTTYTVLDILQRIFYTSDGAREAFVEMCGDMDVQRLTFDSYLYKTVVAMKPLQQLKLTLLTIGSVLRGKALAPSTYKPVPSAVRDDKEVNKMLAVSSIKGGIKTSKK from the coding sequence ATGTTAAGAGTTGCTGTTATTGGTGGTGGTCCAAGTGGATCATGCGCCGCAGAAATTTTGGCTAAAGCGGGAATTAAAACTTGGATTTTCGAGAGAAAGCTTGATAATGCAAAACCTTGTGGAGGAGCTATTCCATTGTGTATGGTTTCTGAATTTGATCTTCCTGAATCAATTATTGATAGGAAAGTCAGGAATATGAAAATGATATCTCCATCCAATAGAGAAGTAGATATTATTTTGGATGATATTTATCCAGGAAGCGACAAAGAATATATAGGCATGTTGAGGCGCGAAGTAATGGATTCATTTATGAGAAATCGTGCCGCAGAACTTGGCGCAACATTAGTAAATGGATTGGTGTCAAAAATAGAAACTGGTACTAACAAGCAAGGTCCATATACACTTCATTACACAGAAATCCTTAACGACCAATCCGAAGAGAAAGGCAAGCAACTAGAGGTTGATTTAATTGTTGGGGCAGATGGTGCAACTAGCAGAGTTGCAAAAGCAATGGATGCTGGTGATTACAACTACGCAGTAGCAATTCAAGAAAGGATAAAACTTCCTAAAGAGGAAATGAAGTATTACGAAGACAGGGCCGAAATGTATGTAGGCACAGATGTATCACCTGATTTCTATGGTTGGGTCTTTCCAAAATACGACCATGTTGCAGCGGGAACAGGAACAATGAAACAAAATGGTAGTTTAATAAAAAGCCTCCAGATTGGTGTTAGAGAGAGAGCAAAGAAGAGACTCGTAAATGGTGAAGTCATCAAAGTAGAAGCTCATCCAATACCTGAGCATCCCCGACCAAGAAGAGTTGTTGGAAGAATGGCTCTAGTCGGAGATGCTGCTGGTTATGTAACCAAAAGTTCAGGGGAAGGAATTTATTTTGCGGCCAAAAGCGGGAGAATGTGTGCTGAGCAAATTGTCGAATCAAGTCAAAATGGAAAAACAATACCCTCAGAGAATGATCTAAAAAAATATTTAAAAAAATGGGATAAAAAGTATGGAACTACATATACAGTTTTAGATATTCTCCAAAGAATTTTCTATACCAGTGATGGAGCAAGAGAGGCTTTCGTAGAGATGTGTGGTGACATGGATGTTCAAAGACTTACATTCGATAGCTATCTCTATAAAACTGTGGTTGCAATGAAGCCGCTTCAACAATTAAAACTTACCCTATTAACTATTGGTTCTGTTTTAAGAGGGAAGGCGCTAGCACCAAGCACATACAAGCCAGTACCAAGCGCAGTAAGAGATGATAAAGAAGTTAATAAAATGTTAGCCGTAAGTTCAATTAAAGGTGGTATAAAAACCAGTAAAAAATAA
- a CDS encoding M15 family metallopeptidase — protein sequence MNYQDDIPLAKRIRTIKTLTTKSFLRLGLLFVGLGISLTFLADKSLLRQTESLDDSINSTETNQNKSLLGHLPYPEASKNELILFSPGIYIHKEIYENFKEMQFMAAQRGISLQLLSGYRSIDLQRDIFYENKSIRNQTAVERSMVSAPPGYSEHSTGYAIDVGDGNYPETHFEVEFEQTPAFKWMKRFAPKYHFVLSFPPNNKQGVTYEPWHWRFEGTVNALRKFEAANKVIKFK from the coding sequence ATGAATTACCAAGATGACATCCCGCTGGCCAAAAGGATTAGAACCATCAAAACCCTTACCACTAAATCTTTTTTGCGTTTAGGACTTCTATTCGTTGGCCTTGGTATATCTTTAACGTTTTTAGCTGATAAATCATTATTACGCCAAACAGAATCTTTAGATGATTCGATTAACTCCACTGAGACAAATCAAAATAAAAGTTTGTTAGGCCATCTCCCTTACCCTGAGGCTTCAAAAAATGAGTTAATTCTTTTCTCTCCAGGTATTTATATTCATAAGGAAATTTATGAAAATTTTAAGGAAATGCAATTTATGGCGGCCCAAAGAGGGATTTCTTTACAACTATTAAGTGGTTATAGATCAATTGATTTGCAAAGAGATATTTTTTATGAAAATAAATCTATTAGAAATCAAACTGCTGTTGAGCGATCTATGGTTTCAGCTCCTCCAGGCTATTCTGAACACAGCACAGGATATGCAATCGATGTAGGTGATGGGAATTATCCCGAGACTCATTTTGAGGTTGAATTTGAACAAACGCCTGCTTTTAAATGGATGAAGAGGTTTGCTCCTAAATATCATTTCGTTCTTTCATTTCCACCCAATAACAAACAAGGAGTAACTTATGAGCCTTGGCATTGGAGATTTGAAGGGACTGTTAATGCTTTAAGGAAATTTGAAGCTGCCAATAAAGTTATAAAATTCAAATAA
- the typA gene encoding translational GTPase TypA produces MSFDIQAIRNIAIIAHVDHGKTTLVDALLNQSGTFRDNEEVPTCAMDSNDLERERGITILSKNTAVTYNDTRINIVDTPGHADFGGEVERVLGMVDGCLLVVDANEGPMPQTRFVLKKALEQGLRPIVFVNKIDRARVEPETAVDKVLDLFLELGADDDQCDFPYLFGSGLGGFAKTDVKSESDNMKPLFEAIIRQVPPPVGDQNKPLQLQVTTLDYSDFLGTIIIGRVHNGVIKNGQRTCLIKEDGSLKKGRINKLLGFKGLKRIEIDEANAGDIVALAGFEDVSIGETVACPDEPKPLPLIKVDEPTLQMTFVVNDSPFAGKEGKFVTSRQLKDRLNKELLTNVALRVEDTDSPDRFSVSGRGELHLGILIETMRREGYEFQVSQPQVIFRTIDEIKCEPVETLVLDVPEASIGACIESLGVRKGEMQNMETGTDHRTQLEFVIPSRGLIGFRGEFIRATRGEGIMSHSFFEYRPSVGDFEQRRNGVLISFEEGVATFYSLKNAEDRGQFFITPGAKVYKGMIIGENNRPQDLELNICKAKQLTNMRSAGADELDQLQSPIEMTLERALEYIGPGEMLEVTPESIRLRKINAKKNLKK; encoded by the coding sequence ATGAGTTTTGATATACAGGCCATAAGGAATATCGCAATAATCGCTCACGTTGATCATGGTAAGACAACTTTGGTTGATGCACTTTTAAATCAATCCGGGACTTTTCGAGATAACGAGGAAGTTCCAACTTGTGCGATGGACTCAAATGATTTGGAACGTGAAAGAGGCATAACAATTCTTTCTAAAAACACAGCTGTTACATATAACGATACCCGTATAAACATTGTTGACACTCCAGGTCACGCTGATTTTGGAGGGGAAGTCGAGAGGGTTTTGGGTATGGTAGATGGCTGTCTTCTTGTTGTTGATGCCAACGAGGGACCAATGCCACAAACTCGATTCGTTCTAAAAAAAGCTTTAGAGCAGGGTTTAAGACCTATTGTCTTTGTGAATAAAATTGATCGTGCAAGAGTAGAACCTGAAACCGCGGTAGACAAAGTTTTAGATCTGTTTTTGGAACTAGGGGCTGATGATGATCAATGTGATTTTCCTTATTTATTTGGGAGTGGATTAGGTGGTTTTGCAAAGACTGATGTCAAAAGTGAAAGTGATAATATGAAACCTTTATTTGAAGCAATTATTAGGCAAGTTCCTCCTCCGGTAGGCGATCAGAATAAGCCTTTACAATTACAAGTCACCACTCTTGATTATTCAGATTTTTTAGGAACGATAATTATTGGAAGAGTACATAATGGAGTGATTAAAAATGGCCAAAGGACTTGTTTGATAAAGGAAGATGGAAGCTTGAAAAAAGGAAGGATTAATAAACTATTAGGATTTAAGGGATTAAAAAGAATCGAAATAGATGAAGCAAATGCTGGAGATATCGTTGCCTTGGCTGGATTTGAAGATGTTTCTATTGGAGAAACCGTCGCCTGTCCTGATGAACCGAAGCCTTTACCTCTAATAAAGGTAGATGAGCCAACATTGCAAATGACTTTTGTTGTAAATGATTCTCCATTTGCAGGAAAAGAGGGAAAGTTTGTAACTAGTCGGCAGTTGAAGGATCGTTTAAATAAAGAACTTCTTACGAATGTTGCATTAAGAGTCGAGGATACAGATTCTCCTGATCGTTTTTCTGTTAGCGGAAGAGGAGAGCTTCATCTAGGAATTCTTATAGAGACAATGCGAAGAGAGGGGTATGAATTTCAAGTTTCTCAACCACAAGTCATTTTTAGGACTATTGATGAAATCAAATGCGAGCCGGTTGAGACCCTAGTCCTTGATGTCCCTGAAGCTTCTATTGGCGCGTGTATTGAAAGCCTTGGGGTAAGAAAAGGTGAAATGCAAAATATGGAAACGGGAACTGATCATCGAACTCAGCTTGAATTTGTTATCCCATCAAGAGGCTTAATTGGATTTAGGGGTGAGTTTATTCGTGCAACAAGAGGTGAAGGGATTATGAGTCATTCGTTTTTTGAATACAGGCCATCAGTGGGAGATTTTGAACAAAGGAGAAATGGAGTCCTTATTTCATTTGAAGAGGGTGTGGCTACCTTCTATTCCTTAAAAAATGCTGAAGACCGAGGACAATTTTTTATTACTCCTGGAGCCAAAGTTTATAAAGGAATGATTATTGGAGAGAATAATCGACCACAAGATCTTGAATTAAATATTTGCAAGGCTAAACAACTTACCAACATGCGATCAGCTGGTGCAGATGAGTTAGATCAATTGCAATCCCCAATTGAAATGACATTAGAAAGAGCTCTTGAATACATTGGACCAGGGGAGATGTTGGAAGTTACTCCTGAATCTATAAGGCTTAGGAAAATTAATGCAAAGAAAAACTTGAAAAAATGA
- a CDS encoding DUF309 domain-containing protein — MTLIDKQDDLFINDSRFELGMKLFNSCQWYKSHDVFEEIWHETGEPERQLIQGILQVAVAQVHLENCNLNGATILYGEALGRLKRFHLTNFGLDIEGLSNCVSRRLEILQIGRDLAGCSLPVLSLL, encoded by the coding sequence ATGACTCTTATAGATAAACAAGATGATTTATTTATTAATGATTCTCGTTTTGAACTAGGAATGAAATTATTTAATTCTTGTCAGTGGTACAAATCTCATGATGTTTTTGAAGAGATATGGCATGAGACTGGAGAGCCTGAAAGGCAGTTAATACAGGGCATATTGCAAGTGGCTGTTGCACAAGTTCATCTAGAAAATTGTAATTTAAATGGGGCGACGATACTTTACGGAGAAGCATTGGGTAGATTAAAAAGATTTCACTTAACTAATTTTGGATTAGATATTGAAGGACTTTCTAATTGCGTTTCAAGGAGATTGGAAATCCTACAAATTGGTAGGGACCTAGCTGGTTGCAGCTTGCCTGTTCTCAGTTTGCTTTGA
- the lptB gene encoding LPS export ABC transporter ATP-binding protein, which yields MTLVIESLDLTISNKAIVKNVNLNVKPGEVVGLLGPNGAGKTSTFNMIVGLIKPNKGNIYLEGNSIKSFSMTKRVQLGIGYLPQEPSVFRNLTVIENLDIALSQANLSISLFRKKREELIEEFNLVSFLDRFGYQLSGGERRRCEVARALAVGRLGPKFLLLDEPFAGVDPIAINDLQNLIRKLKNKNIGILITDHNVRATLAITERSYILNQGEILANGSTDQLTRNEVVKESYLGNSFD from the coding sequence ATGACTCTAGTTATTGAGAGTTTGGACTTAACCATATCCAATAAAGCTATTGTAAAAAACGTTAATTTAAATGTTAAACCTGGTGAGGTTGTGGGTCTTTTGGGACCAAATGGTGCGGGTAAAACTAGTACTTTTAATATGATCGTGGGCTTGATCAAGCCAAACAAAGGCAATATCTACTTGGAGGGAAATAGCATAAAAAGTTTTTCGATGACAAAAAGAGTTCAATTAGGAATAGGATATTTACCTCAAGAACCAAGTGTCTTTAGAAATCTTACAGTTATTGAGAATTTGGATATTGCGCTTTCTCAAGCTAACTTATCAATTTCTTTATTTAGAAAAAAACGTGAAGAATTGATTGAGGAATTTAATTTGGTCTCCTTCCTTGATCGTTTTGGTTATCAACTTTCCGGTGGGGAAAGACGGAGATGTGAGGTAGCTAGAGCTTTAGCTGTGGGACGTTTAGGTCCTAAGTTTTTACTTTTAGACGAGCCTTTTGCAGGAGTTGACCCTATAGCTATTAATGATCTACAGAATTTAATTAGGAAACTAAAAAATAAGAATATAGGTATATTAATTACTGATCACAATGTAAGAGCAACATTAGCTATAACTGAACGCTCTTATATTCTTAATCAAGGTGAAATCCTCGCCAATGGATCTACAGATCAACTTACAAGAAATGAAGTTGTTAAAGAGAGTTATCTTGGTAATTCATTTGATTAA
- a CDS encoding LptF/LptG family permease produces MFNNLLLLLSSVQKLVERVWKIIPLLDRWILFELLPPLFFSIAAFTVVSLSVGVVFDLIRKIVEIGLPFSIAIQILLLKLPSFIVISFPMAMLLSTLLAYGSLNDNSEIKALKSIGISIYRIILPGLILSIFMSYMTFIFNNNIVPSTNKNAEIILANSLGKSFTNEQGEDIIFSKKGEILDPYSSYKKTGVTHLFYAWKFIDGQMLDVTVIDFSRLGFTQMLKAKKGIWNSEKKNWEFFEGDILTLSPDGSNTRTKFLSFLYPLGTELTNIAQLPKDANDMNLGEAKTAMELYLSSGNIKEARRMKVRIQEKFTLPIACSVFALIGCSFGVMQKKGGGRSQSFGLSIILILIYYIFSFSFSSLGVKGIINPFFAAWSPVFLSMLGGSFLLKQASK; encoded by the coding sequence ATGTTTAATAACCTATTATTATTATTATCTAGTGTTCAAAAATTAGTAGAAAGGGTATGGAAAATAATTCCATTGTTAGATAGATGGATACTTTTTGAATTATTGCCACCTTTATTTTTTTCAATAGCTGCTTTTACTGTCGTTTCTCTTTCGGTAGGAGTTGTTTTTGATCTGATAAGGAAAATAGTTGAGATTGGACTTCCTTTTTCTATAGCTATTCAGATTCTATTGTTAAAGCTACCTAGTTTTATAGTTATTTCTTTCCCTATGGCAATGTTACTTTCGACTTTGTTGGCTTACGGAAGTCTTAATGATAATAGTGAAATTAAGGCATTAAAAAGTATTGGTATATCAATTTATAGAATTATTTTACCAGGATTAATTTTGTCAATATTTATGTCGTATATGACTTTCATTTTTAATAATAATATTGTTCCAAGTACAAATAAAAATGCTGAAATTATCTTAGCTAATTCTTTAGGTAAATCTTTTACAAATGAACAGGGAGAAGATATTATCTTTTCTAAGAAAGGAGAAATTTTAGATCCATATTCAAGCTATAAAAAAACAGGAGTTACACATCTTTTTTATGCTTGGAAATTTATTGATGGACAGATGTTGGATGTCACAGTAATTGATTTCTCAAGATTAGGTTTTACTCAAATGCTTAAGGCCAAAAAGGGAATTTGGAATAGTGAAAAAAAGAATTGGGAATTCTTTGAAGGAGATATTTTGACACTAAGTCCCGATGGAAGTAATACACGAACTAAATTCTTGAGCTTTTTATATCCATTAGGTACTGAGCTTACTAATATTGCACAATTGCCAAAAGATGCAAATGATATGAATCTTGGTGAAGCTAAAACGGCTATGGAATTATATCTAAGTAGCGGTAATATTAAAGAAGCAAGAAGAATGAAAGTAAGAATTCAAGAAAAATTTACTTTACCAATTGCTTGTTCGGTTTTTGCTTTGATTGGTTGTAGCTTTGGGGTAATGCAAAAAAAAGGAGGAGGTAGAAGTCAAAGTTTCGGATTAAGTATTATTTTAATACTCATCTATTACATTTTTAGTTTTAGTTTTAGCTCTCTTGGAGTCAAAGGCATAATAAATCCTTTTTTTGCTGCTTGGTCCCCTGTTTTTTTGTCTATGTTAGGAGGGAGTTTTTTGTTAAAACAGGCAAGCAAATGA
- the ccsB gene encoding c-type cytochrome biogenesis protein CcsB, with protein sequence MDNFQLNNFSFDPVVSLGFVAFLSLLIALPISFWSVASRSDSSKARFLVAISNLFLTSQLILRWWQSGHFPISNLYESLCFLTWGCTLTQLFVERAWRSPIVSAVATPISLLSIGFASFFLPENLQSSTPLVPALRSSWLVMHVSVIMSSYAALLIGSILSFGVFLVDGKKQFNIRNSSLGSGLFRQSSELYIEERAENLNSIQPVEFTNAEQLDSLSYRSITLGFLLLTVGLISGAVWANEAWGSWWSWDPKETWALICWLVYAVYLHTRLTRGWQGKKPALVAIAGFFVIIVCYIGVNLLGVGLHSYGWFFDA encoded by the coding sequence ATGGATAATTTTCAGTTAAATAATTTTTCTTTTGACCCTGTTGTTTCTCTTGGGTTTGTAGCTTTTCTTTCCTTATTAATTGCATTACCTATTTCATTTTGGTCAGTTGCCAGTAGAAGTGATTCCTCTAAAGCTAGATTTTTAGTCGCAATATCCAATCTTTTTCTAACTAGTCAATTGATCCTGAGATGGTGGCAATCTGGACATTTCCCAATTAGTAATCTCTATGAGTCACTTTGCTTTTTGACTTGGGGTTGTACCTTGACTCAACTTTTTGTCGAAAGGGCATGGCGGTCTCCAATCGTTTCTGCTGTTGCGACTCCTATCTCATTGCTTTCAATAGGTTTTGCTAGCTTTTTTTTACCAGAGAATTTGCAATCTTCTACACCTTTAGTTCCAGCACTTCGTTCTAGTTGGTTGGTAATGCATGTAAGTGTAATTATGAGTTCTTACGCTGCATTACTAATAGGTTCAATTCTGTCTTTTGGTGTCTTTCTTGTTGATGGAAAAAAGCAATTCAATATCCGTAATAGCTCCCTTGGCTCTGGGTTGTTTAGGCAAAGTTCTGAGCTATATATTGAGGAAAGAGCTGAGAACTTAAATTCAATACAACCGGTGGAATTTACAAATGCTGAGCAACTTGATTCTTTAAGTTATAGATCAATAACTCTTGGATTTTTATTGCTTACAGTTGGTCTTATTAGCGGTGCTGTTTGGGCTAATGAAGCTTGGGGTAGTTGGTGGAGTTGGGACCCTAAAGAAACTTGGGCTTTAATATGTTGGTTGGTTTATGCTGTTTATTTGCATACTAGGCTAACAAGAGGATGGCAAGGTAAAAAGCCTGCATTAGTTGCTATAGCAGGCTTTTTTGTTATTATTGTTTGCTATATAGGGGTAAACCTTCTTGGGGTTGGCTTACACAGTTATGGTTGGTTCTTTGATGCTTAG
- the rpe gene encoding ribulose-phosphate 3-epimerase, translating to MIQSISSAIFSEHRPVQIIPSVLPADWANMGQCVKDLELAGVDRIQFDVMDGNFVPNLTFGPEMISACRKYCKVPFETQLMVSQYNCETMLEGYVEASKGANGEPGVVIAHAEANVHLHRILGKIRQLGGSPSVALNPHTPMDMVKDVLDMVDHVLVMTVNPGFGGQAYIPTMLNKITQLRKIILENGHNVDIEVDGGIKADWSLSQCCAAGANCFIAGSGMFAYPTLKEGCDALRKVANDAQNGIIVEK from the coding sequence ATGATCCAATCCATCTCGTCAGCAATTTTTTCTGAACACCGTCCAGTTCAAATAATCCCTTCAGTATTGCCAGCAGACTGGGCAAATATGGGACAATGTGTAAAAGACCTTGAATTAGCAGGTGTAGACAGAATTCAATTTGATGTGATGGATGGGAACTTTGTTCCAAATCTCACATTCGGCCCAGAAATGATTTCCGCATGCCGAAAGTATTGCAAAGTTCCATTTGAAACTCAGTTAATGGTTAGTCAATACAATTGTGAAACCATGCTTGAGGGATATGTAGAAGCAAGTAAGGGTGCAAATGGAGAGCCAGGAGTTGTAATTGCTCATGCAGAAGCTAATGTTCACCTTCATCGAATTCTTGGCAAGATTCGCCAACTAGGAGGGTCTCCCTCCGTAGCCCTTAATCCACATACTCCAATGGATATGGTCAAGGATGTTCTGGATATGGTTGATCACGTACTGGTAATGACAGTCAATCCTGGATTTGGCGGGCAAGCTTATATTCCAACGATGCTAAACAAAATCACTCAATTAAGAAAAATAATTTTAGAAAATGGACACAACGTAGATATAGAAGTTGATGGAGGAATAAAAGCAGATTGGTCATTATCTCAATGTTGCGCTGCAGGGGCAAACTGTTTCATAGCAGGAAGTGGTATGTTCGCTTACCCAACACTTAAAGAAGGTTGTGATGCACTAAGGAAAGTTGCGAATGACGCACAGAATGGAATAATTGTAGAGAAATAG